From Ptychodera flava strain L36383 chromosome 2, AS_Pfla_20210202, whole genome shotgun sequence, the proteins below share one genomic window:
- the LOC139120973 gene encoding neuronal pentraxin-1-like, giving the protein MVGSLTEFNLWSRSLTADEIAATAGDCSIGGDVFSWNIGDLFIEGDVLLKIEDVCLSHISNRTIVVLRSPNTNVIVSELIPEMSSLTACIWAKIVEVGHNAALVSYAASEHDNEFLIHYLGEGFHVYISNALLIIKAPPIDDGAWHHVCFTWSSGDGHWQYYHNGVLTKSGRGFQSGNGVKSSGYLVLGQEQDTVGGGYDTNQALVGSLTHFNMWSRVLPADVISELERNCSLVGDVFAWNIGDLYMEGDVSMEIGDIC; this is encoded by the exons ATGGTTGGTAGTTTAACAGAATTCAACTTGTGGTCCAGATCACTTACTGCCGATGAAATTGCTGCAACTGCCGGAGATTGTTCAATTGGTGGCGATGTCTTTTCTTGGAATATCGGTGATCTCTTCATAGAGGGGGACGTTCTTCTGAAGATAGAAGACGTATGCT TGTCGCATATCTCTAATCGCACGATCGTTGTACTGCGGAGTCCGAATACCAACGTAATTGTCTCCGAACTGATACCTGAGATGTCCAGTCTGACTGCTTGCATTTGGGCAAAAATCGTCGAGGTTGGACACAATGCAGCTCTGGTGTCCTATGCTGCATCTGAACACGACAATGAATTTTTAATCCACTATCTTGGCGAAGGCTTCCACGTCTACATCAGCAACGCCCTGCTAATCATCAAAGCCCCGCCTATCGATGATGGTGCATGGCATCACGTGTGCTTCACGTGGTCGTCAGGCGATGGTCACTGGCAATATTACCACAATGGCGTCCTTACCAAGAGTGGTCGTGGGTTCCAATCCGGTAATGGGGTGAAAAGCAGTGGCTATTTAGTTTTAGGCCAGGAACAGGACACTGTCGGTGGAGGATATGACACAAACCAGGCACTCGTTGGTAGCTTAACACATTTCAACATGTGGTCAAGGGTACTTCCAGCAGACGTAATTTCAGAATTAGAAAGAAATTGTTCCCTTGTTGGCGATGTATTTGCTTGGAATATTGGAGATCTTTATATGGAAGGTGACGTTTCCATGGAGATAGGAGACATTTGTTGA